A region from the Anaeromyxobacter diazotrophicus genome encodes:
- a CDS encoding sensor histidine kinase, which translates to MRIPHVERVIPWRHRIKTKLLLVTVVICVGGVTIFALAEGRMADQFFETQAAGAALFSNTIERATLRAMLENRRGDVFDTMRDIGRQEGVEGVRLLAKDGRVAYSTVEREVGTILEQRSDACRPCHAAGRPRLHAPLLERTRVFERGGRRVLGLVTPIRNEPRCATAECHVHRADEDVLGLLDVSLSLASSDARIADFRRGSLVLTGVGVLLLCSFFFAFARLHVVRPVQALVEGTRRVAGDQLDTEIRVRSKGELGLLAASFNDMTRSLRRTEGELKDLNLGLERQVEERTADLQKAQNALVHNEKMSSLGQLAASIAHEINNPLAGILTFAKLVIRTLEQGPPDDATRRDLVRNLALVQRETERCSAIVRNLLDFARDRPVALRELQVNAVVEEALQLIAHQLAIQGLTLERDLQPTAAVRADFGQLRQAVVNVALNAVEAMGKRGTLSVRTRAAADGGVEIVLADTGPGITPENLKHVFEPFFTTKEKGTGLGLSVVYGIMQRHQGRVDVQSEPGRGTTFVLALPPLGAGEGQA; encoded by the coding sequence GTGCGCATCCCCCATGTCGAGCGCGTCATCCCGTGGCGCCACCGGATCAAGACGAAGCTGCTGCTCGTCACCGTCGTGATCTGCGTCGGAGGGGTGACGATCTTCGCCCTCGCCGAGGGCCGGATGGCCGACCAGTTCTTCGAGACCCAGGCCGCCGGCGCCGCGCTCTTCAGCAACACCATCGAGCGCGCCACGCTGCGCGCGATGCTGGAGAACCGGCGCGGCGACGTCTTCGACACCATGCGCGACATCGGCCGCCAGGAGGGGGTCGAGGGCGTGCGGCTCCTCGCCAAGGACGGGCGGGTGGCGTACTCCACCGTCGAGCGCGAGGTGGGCACCATCCTCGAGCAGCGCTCCGACGCCTGCCGGCCCTGCCATGCCGCCGGCCGGCCGCGCCTCCACGCCCCGCTGCTCGAGCGCACCCGCGTCTTCGAGCGCGGCGGCCGGCGGGTGCTCGGGCTCGTCACCCCCATCCGCAACGAGCCGCGCTGCGCCACCGCCGAGTGCCACGTCCACCGCGCCGACGAAGACGTGCTGGGGCTGCTCGACGTGAGCCTCTCGCTCGCCTCCTCGGACGCGCGCATCGCCGACTTCCGGCGGGGGAGCCTGGTGCTGACCGGCGTGGGCGTGCTCCTGCTCTGCTCGTTCTTCTTCGCGTTCGCGCGCTTACACGTGGTCCGCCCGGTCCAGGCGCTCGTCGAGGGGACGCGGCGGGTGGCGGGGGACCAGCTCGACACCGAGATCCGCGTCCGCTCCAAGGGCGAGCTGGGGCTCCTGGCCGCCTCCTTCAACGACATGACGCGCTCGCTCCGGCGCACCGAGGGGGAGCTGAAGGACCTGAACCTCGGGCTGGAGCGGCAGGTCGAGGAGCGGACGGCGGACCTCCAGAAGGCGCAGAACGCGCTCGTCCACAACGAGAAGATGTCGTCCCTGGGCCAGCTCGCCGCCTCGATCGCGCACGAGATCAACAACCCGCTGGCGGGCATCCTCACCTTCGCCAAGCTCGTCATCCGCACGCTCGAGCAGGGACCCCCGGACGACGCGACCCGCCGCGACCTCGTGCGCAACCTCGCCCTGGTGCAGCGGGAGACCGAGCGCTGCAGCGCGATCGTGCGCAACCTCCTCGACTTCGCGCGCGACCGCCCGGTGGCGCTGCGCGAGCTGCAGGTGAACGCGGTGGTCGAGGAGGCGCTCCAGCTCATCGCGCACCAGCTCGCCATCCAGGGGCTCACGCTGGAGAGGGACCTGCAGCCGACCGCCGCGGTGCGCGCCGACTTCGGCCAGCTGCGACAGGCGGTGGTGAACGTGGCGCTGAACGCGGTCGAGGCCATGGGCAAGCGCGGCACCCTGTCGGTGCGGACGCGCGCCGCGGCGGACGGCGGCGTGGAGATCGTCCTCGCCGACACCGGCCCGGGCATCACCCCGGAGAACCTGAAGCACGTCTTCGAGCCGTTCTTCACCACCAAGGAGAAGGGGACCGGCCTCGGCCTCTCCGTGGTGTACGGGATCATGCAGCGGCACCAGGGCCGGGTGGACGTGCAGAGCGAGCCCGGGCGCGGGACGACGTTCGTCCTCGCCCTGCCGCCGCTCGGCGCCGGGGAGGGACAGGCGTGA
- a CDS encoding 4Fe-4S dicluster domain-containing protein — protein sequence MKLSRRGFLQVAGIAGTAAAGLGASTARASFHTSLDAKGENENAMLVDTTLCAGCRGCEAACAEANGLPAPASDEAVKGARRETAPEVFTVVNAFGPIGHDGDDRFAKRQCMHCLEPACASVCMVRALDKTPTGPVVYHGERCLGCRYCMVACPFEVPKYQYDKLAPLVRKCTFCPSRQAEGKKPACASVCPTGALTFGKRRALIELAKGRIYRNPEKYLHHVYGEHEAGGTDWLYISDVPFEQLGMKAVRDEPYPDKVQGALSAPPFVMTLWPPLLMGLYAFSKRRDALNGNHHEPGGAAAEAKKEDRHG from the coding sequence ATGAAGCTCAGTCGGAGAGGCTTCTTGCAGGTCGCCGGGATCGCCGGAACGGCGGCCGCCGGTCTCGGGGCCAGCACGGCCCGTGCGTCGTTCCACACCTCGCTCGACGCGAAGGGTGAGAACGAGAACGCGATGCTGGTCGACACGACCCTGTGCGCCGGCTGCCGCGGCTGCGAGGCGGCCTGCGCGGAGGCGAACGGCCTGCCGGCGCCCGCCTCGGACGAGGCCGTGAAGGGCGCCCGGCGCGAGACCGCGCCCGAGGTGTTCACGGTGGTGAACGCGTTCGGGCCCATCGGCCACGACGGCGACGACCGGTTCGCGAAGCGCCAGTGCATGCACTGCCTCGAGCCGGCGTGCGCGTCCGTGTGCATGGTCCGCGCGCTCGACAAGACGCCCACGGGCCCGGTCGTCTACCACGGAGAGCGCTGCCTGGGCTGCCGCTACTGCATGGTGGCCTGCCCGTTCGAGGTGCCGAAGTACCAGTACGACAAGCTCGCGCCGCTGGTCCGCAAGTGCACCTTCTGCCCCTCGCGCCAGGCGGAGGGGAAGAAGCCGGCTTGCGCCTCGGTCTGCCCCACCGGCGCGCTCACCTTCGGCAAGCGCCGCGCGCTCATCGAGCTCGCCAAGGGCCGCATCTACCGCAACCCCGAGAAGTACCTCCACCACGTCTACGGCGAGCACGAGGCCGGCGGCACGGACTGGCTGTACATCTCGGACGTCCCCTTCGAGCAGCTCGGCATGAAGGCGGTCCGCGACGAGCCGTATCCGGACAAGGTGCAGGGCGCGCTCTCGGCGCCGCCGTTCGTCATGACGCTCTGGCCGCCGCTGCTCATGGGCCTCTACGCCTTCTCGAAGCGCCGCGACGCGCTGAACGGGAACCACCACGAACCTGGCGGCGCGGCCGCCGAAGCGAAGAAGGAGGACCGCCATGGCTAG
- a CDS encoding SDR family NAD(P)-dependent oxidoreductase, with protein sequence MAHAAHVRSSAALLGAGLLAGLALARRRRPASLRGACALVTGGSRGLGLLVARELAARGARLVLCARDEEELERARRELERAGAEVLAVACDVSDPAAVERLVARAEARFGPVDVLVNDASIIQVAPAEALSLEDLRAALAVNFWGTVHCTLAVLPGMRARRAGRIVDVTSIGGTVAVPHLLGYSSAKFAAVGFSTGLAAEVGRDGVRVTTVVPGLMRTGSFLHALVKGQRREEARLFAVVSSLPLLTLDAGRAARRIVRACERGERFVTLGWPWKALRVAHALAPGLSVVLLALVSRLLPRAGGERPEAAPDPVWRQRPGRSAATALGDAAAAENNERPAHP encoded by the coding sequence ATGGCCCACGCCGCCCACGTCCGATCATCCGCCGCGCTGCTCGGCGCCGGGCTGCTCGCCGGCCTCGCGCTGGCGAGGCGGCGGCGCCCGGCGTCCTTGCGCGGGGCGTGCGCGCTCGTCACCGGCGGCTCGCGCGGGCTCGGGCTCCTCGTCGCGCGCGAGCTGGCCGCGCGCGGGGCGCGGCTCGTGCTCTGCGCGCGCGACGAGGAGGAGCTGGAGCGGGCGCGGCGCGAGCTCGAGCGGGCGGGCGCCGAGGTGCTGGCGGTGGCCTGCGACGTGTCGGACCCGGCCGCGGTGGAGCGGCTCGTGGCGCGGGCCGAGGCGCGCTTCGGCCCGGTGGACGTGCTCGTGAACGACGCCAGCATCATCCAGGTGGCCCCGGCGGAGGCGCTGTCGCTCGAGGACCTGCGCGCCGCCTTGGCGGTGAACTTCTGGGGCACCGTGCACTGCACGCTGGCGGTGCTGCCGGGCATGCGCGCCCGGCGGGCGGGCCGCATCGTCGACGTGACCTCCATCGGCGGCACCGTGGCGGTGCCCCACCTGCTCGGCTACTCGAGCGCCAAGTTCGCGGCGGTGGGGTTCTCGACCGGGCTGGCCGCGGAGGTGGGCCGGGACGGGGTCCGGGTCACCACGGTCGTCCCGGGGCTCATGCGCACCGGCTCCTTCCTGCACGCGCTCGTGAAGGGGCAGCGGCGGGAGGAGGCGCGCCTGTTCGCGGTCGTCTCGAGCCTGCCCCTCCTCACGCTGGACGCCGGTCGCGCCGCGCGGCGGATCGTGCGGGCCTGCGAGCGGGGCGAGCGGTTCGTGACGCTCGGCTGGCCGTGGAAGGCGCTGCGCGTCGCCCACGCGCTCGCGCCGGGGCTGAGCGTCGTGCTGCTCGCGCTGGTGAGCCGGCTCCTGCCGCGGGCCGGCGGCGAGCGGCCGGAGGCCGCGCCGGACCCCGTGTGGCGCCAGCGCCCGGGCCGCTCGGCGGCGACCGCGCTGGGAGACGCGGCCGCGGCGGAGAACAACGAGCGCCCCGCCCACCCGTAG
- a CDS encoding sigma-54-dependent transcriptional regulator — MNGAGTAGTMNDAVHVLVVDDEEIVRESLSGWLRKDGYTVQTAPDGRAAVEALQRARWSVVLLDLKMPGMDGLQVLEEARRLRPEAAYVLMTAYATVDTAVAAMKLGAFDYLVKPFDPEELSVLVQRIVAQQELLQENASLRQALKREYGFHDLVSKSPAMQRVFDLARVAARSASTILVLGESGSGKEVLARAVHAESPRAGGPFVAISCAALTETLLESELFGHEKGAFTGAVARRKGKFEAAAGGTLFLDEVGDISPKLQLDLLRVLEERRFQRVGGTESLAADVRVIAATNRDLAKAVADGSFREDLFYRLNVIAVTLPPLRERPEDIPLLVQHFLDRLTKDLARRLDGVSPEAMAALVAHGWPGNVRELRNVLERGAVVAKGNVIQLADLGLPAPDPARAAPPSGDPLPLEEVERRHVADVLSWAGGNVTHAARVLGIDRMTLYNKMKRWGLQRPEQEVAAHARR; from the coding sequence GTGAACGGGGCAGGCACGGCAGGCACCATGAACGACGCGGTCCACGTCCTCGTCGTCGACGACGAGGAGATCGTGCGCGAGTCGCTGTCGGGCTGGCTGCGCAAGGACGGGTACACGGTCCAGACGGCGCCCGACGGCCGGGCCGCGGTCGAGGCGCTGCAGCGCGCGCGCTGGTCGGTCGTCCTGCTCGACCTGAAGATGCCCGGGATGGACGGGCTCCAGGTGCTCGAGGAGGCGCGCCGCCTCCGCCCCGAGGCCGCCTACGTGCTCATGACGGCCTACGCCACCGTGGACACGGCGGTCGCCGCCATGAAGCTCGGCGCCTTCGACTACCTGGTGAAGCCGTTCGACCCGGAGGAGCTCTCGGTCCTCGTCCAGCGCATCGTCGCCCAGCAGGAGCTCCTGCAGGAGAACGCGTCGCTGCGGCAGGCGCTCAAGCGCGAGTACGGGTTCCACGACCTCGTCTCGAAGAGCCCCGCCATGCAGCGGGTCTTCGACCTGGCCCGGGTGGCGGCCCGGAGCGCCTCCACCATCCTGGTGCTGGGAGAGAGCGGCAGCGGCAAGGAGGTGCTCGCGAGGGCCGTGCACGCCGAGAGCCCGCGCGCCGGCGGGCCGTTCGTCGCCATCTCCTGCGCCGCCCTGACCGAGACCCTGCTGGAGTCCGAGCTGTTCGGGCACGAGAAGGGGGCCTTCACGGGCGCGGTCGCCCGCCGCAAAGGCAAGTTCGAGGCGGCGGCGGGAGGCACGCTCTTCCTCGACGAGGTGGGCGACATCTCGCCCAAGCTCCAGCTCGACCTCCTGCGGGTGCTGGAGGAGCGCCGGTTCCAGCGGGTGGGCGGCACGGAGAGCCTCGCCGCGGACGTGCGGGTGATCGCGGCCACGAACCGCGACCTCGCCAAGGCGGTGGCGGATGGCAGCTTCCGCGAGGACCTCTTCTACCGGCTGAACGTCATCGCCGTCACGCTGCCGCCGCTCCGCGAGCGCCCGGAGGACATCCCGCTGCTGGTGCAGCATTTCCTCGACCGCCTCACGAAGGACCTGGCGCGCCGGCTCGACGGGGTCTCCCCCGAAGCCATGGCGGCGCTCGTCGCGCACGGCTGGCCCGGGAACGTCCGCGAGCTGCGCAACGTGCTCGAGCGCGGGGCGGTGGTGGCGAAGGGGAACGTGATCCAGCTGGCCGACCTCGGCCTGCCGGCCCCCGACCCGGCGCGCGCCGCGCCGCCCAGCGGCGATCCGCTCCCCCTGGAGGAGGTCGAGCGGCGCCACGTGGCCGACGTCCTCTCCTGGGCCGGCGGCAACGTCACGCACGCCGCGCGCGTCCTCGGCATCGACCGGATGACCCTCTACAACAAGATGAAGCGCTGGGGACTGCAGCGCCCCGAACAGGAAGTGGCCGCCCACGCCCGGCGGTGA
- the purU gene encoding formyltetrahydrofolate deformylase has product MSSDTLANLLIRCPDRPGIVAAISSFLFRRGANITDLDQHSTDDEPGTYFMRLELQTARLDVPLPELRSAFAAEVAAPFAMTWRLEAAQARKRVAVLVSRHDHALMELLWAWRRGDLAADVAAVVSNHPDLRGAVEGFGIPFHHVPNDRDRRAEAEREMLALLEGKVDLVVLARYMQIVSGEFVARFPDRIINIHHSFLPAFAGADPYRQAWQRGVKIVGATAHYVTADLDAGPIIEQDVARVSHRHAVEDLKRMGRELERRVLARAVKWHCEDRVIVHGNKTVVFS; this is encoded by the coding sequence GTGAGCTCAGACACCCTCGCCAACCTCCTCATCCGCTGCCCCGACCGCCCCGGCATCGTGGCGGCCATCTCCAGCTTCCTCTTCCGGCGCGGCGCCAACATCACCGACCTCGATCAGCACTCGACGGACGACGAGCCCGGCACCTACTTCATGCGGCTCGAGCTGCAGACGGCGCGGCTCGACGTGCCCCTGCCCGAGCTCCGGAGCGCCTTCGCGGCCGAGGTGGCCGCCCCCTTCGCCATGACCTGGCGCCTCGAGGCGGCCCAGGCGCGCAAGCGGGTGGCCGTGCTCGTGTCGCGGCACGATCACGCGCTCATGGAGCTCCTGTGGGCGTGGCGGCGCGGCGACCTCGCCGCCGACGTGGCGGCCGTGGTCTCGAACCACCCCGACCTGCGCGGCGCGGTGGAGGGGTTCGGGATCCCGTTCCACCACGTGCCGAACGACCGGGACCGGCGGGCCGAGGCCGAGCGCGAGATGCTGGCGCTGCTCGAGGGGAAGGTCGACCTGGTGGTGCTCGCCCGCTACATGCAGATCGTCTCGGGCGAGTTCGTGGCGCGCTTCCCCGACCGGATCATCAACATCCACCACTCGTTCCTGCCCGCCTTCGCCGGCGCCGACCCGTACCGCCAGGCCTGGCAGCGCGGGGTGAAGATCGTCGGGGCCACCGCGCACTACGTGACCGCCGACCTGGACGCGGGGCCCATCATCGAGCAGGACGTGGCGCGCGTCTCGCACCGCCACGCGGTGGAGGACCTGAAGCGCATGGGCCGCGAGCTCGAGCGGCGGGTGCTCGCGCGCGCCGTGAAGTGGCACTGCGAGGACCGCGTCATCGTCCACGGCAACAAGACGGTCGTGTTCAGCTGA